From a single Gimesia fumaroli genomic region:
- a CDS encoding TIGR03546 family protein has protein sequence MSYWLRSLRFLASALSSASSPRQLALGFSMGMVIGLVPKENLIAVVLLFILASSKVNLCSASLSTILFSWLSLLFDPLSHLIGRGVLLASSLQNFWQSVYELPLAPWTDFNNTIVMGSLILGLLLFYPVYYFSKPQFEKYTPLVAARLKKYWIVKILWGTEVSTIVGEVS, from the coding sequence ATGTCCTATTGGCTTCGATCTCTGCGTTTTCTTGCGAGTGCTCTCAGTAGTGCCTCTTCACCGCGCCAGCTGGCCCTTGGCTTCAGCATGGGCATGGTCATCGGACTGGTTCCCAAAGAGAATTTAATTGCCGTTGTTCTGCTGTTCATTCTCGCCAGTTCCAAGGTCAATCTGTGCTCTGCCTCGTTATCGACGATTCTATTTTCCTGGCTCTCATTGCTGTTCGATCCACTGAGCCATTTGATCGGGCGTGGCGTACTGCTGGCATCCTCCTTACAAAATTTCTGGCAGTCCGTTTATGAATTGCCCCTGGCACCCTGGACTGATTTTAACAATACGATTGTGATGGGCAGTCTGATTCTGGGACTGTTGCTGTTTTATCCGGTGTATTACTTCTCAAAACCTCAGTTTGAAAAATACACGCCGCTGGTGGCAGCGAGATTGAAAAAGTATTGGATCGTGAAAATACTCTGGGGAACGGAAGTCAGTACGATTGTCGGGGAAGTCTCATGA
- the crcB gene encoding fluoride efflux transporter CrcB, giving the protein MSQLLAVGLGGFVGAIARYSISEFMWRKYPGFPAGTFLVNATGCLLIGILMAIVTHKQLHPSMAVHEHASLFLISGFLGSLTTFSTFGHETVSLLRNSEMHHALFNITGNLVVGFFAVWLGWASVMFWLEK; this is encoded by the coding sequence GTGTCACAATTGCTGGCTGTCGGGTTGGGAGGCTTTGTCGGTGCGATTGCGCGCTACAGCATCTCAGAATTCATGTGGAGAAAATATCCGGGCTTTCCGGCGGGAACGTTTCTCGTGAATGCCACCGGCTGTTTGTTGATTGGCATTCTGATGGCGATCGTCACGCATAAACAACTGCATCCTTCAATGGCCGTGCATGAGCACGCGAGCCTGTTTTTGATTTCCGGTTTTCTGGGATCACTCACGACTTTCTCCACGTTCGGCCATGAAACGGTCAGTCTGCTCAGAAACTCAGAGATGCATCACGCTTTGTTTAACATCACCGGAAATCTGGTCGTCGGCTTTTTTGCCGTCTGGTTAGGCTGGGCTTCGGTGATGTTCTGGCTGGAAAAGTAA
- a CDS encoding outer membrane protein assembly factor BamB family protein, whose protein sequence is MKNESLKLLLPLIAVGLCCGADWPQFRGPLTNNVATSDAPPSKVDQESIAWTADLEGRGASGPIIVGDKVFITSTTGFKQDQLHVMCFDIKTGERLWERQFWATGRTQCHSKMCVATPTPASDGKRIFATFSSNDVVCLDLDGNLLWIRGLSHDFPNASNSLGMASSPVVVGETLIVPVENDDDSFTTGLDVKTGVARWKIKRPRVANWTSPAILKSSGEGETLVLLQSNDGVDAIYPETGETAWQYEEGAGRIPSTTVGDNVLYVPSKGLTALAPGSSSEPPKVLWSEQKLSPSTASPLFYQKRLYTVNRAGVLTCANPENGDVVWRMRLKGPFSATPIAAANHLYLVSEKGLLQVVQLGAEKGELTGEIDLKETILATPAIADNSLFLRSDKHLWKISSK, encoded by the coding sequence ATGAAAAACGAATCACTAAAATTGCTGCTTCCTCTGATCGCCGTTGGTTTGTGTTGCGGAGCGGACTGGCCTCAGTTTCGAGGGCCGTTGACCAATAACGTGGCGACATCCGACGCACCTCCTTCAAAAGTGGATCAGGAGAGCATTGCCTGGACTGCCGACCTGGAAGGGCGTGGTGCTTCAGGTCCCATTATTGTCGGCGATAAAGTGTTTATTACCAGCACGACGGGTTTCAAACAGGATCAGCTGCACGTGATGTGTTTTGATATCAAAACAGGGGAACGTCTCTGGGAACGACAGTTCTGGGCAACGGGCCGTACGCAGTGCCATTCGAAAATGTGCGTTGCGACCCCGACTCCGGCCAGCGACGGAAAACGGATTTTTGCGACCTTTTCCAGTAACGATGTCGTGTGCCTCGATCTGGACGGTAATCTACTCTGGATTCGTGGATTGTCTCACGATTTTCCCAATGCCAGTAACAGTCTGGGAATGGCCTCATCTCCCGTTGTTGTGGGGGAAACATTGATCGTACCTGTTGAAAACGATGACGATTCCTTCACCACAGGCCTGGATGTAAAAACCGGCGTTGCACGTTGGAAAATCAAACGTCCGCGAGTCGCCAACTGGACGTCACCGGCGATTCTTAAATCATCTGGTGAGGGTGAAACTCTGGTCTTGCTGCAGTCAAATGACGGCGTTGATGCCATCTATCCTGAAACGGGCGAAACAGCCTGGCAGTACGAAGAAGGCGCCGGTCGAATTCCTTCAACCACAGTAGGGGATAATGTGCTGTATGTTCCTTCCAAAGGATTGACTGCGTTGGCCCCCGGTTCCAGCAGTGAGCCTCCCAAAGTGCTCTGGTCGGAACAGAAACTGTCTCCCTCCACCGCCAGCCCGCTCTTTTATCAAAAACGGCTCTATACGGTGAATCGCGCGGGAGTTTTGACGTGTGCGAATCCGGAAAATGGTGATGTTGTCTGGCGAATGCGTTTGAAAGGTCCTTTCAGTGCCACACCGATTGCCGCCGCCAATCATCTGTATCTGGTCAGTGAAAAAGGATTACTGCAGGTGGTTCAATTGGGAGCAGAGAAAGGGGAACTCACCGGGGAAATCGATTTGAAAGAAACGATTCTGGCTACGCCAGCGATTGCAGACAATTCGCTCTTCCTCCGCAGTGATAAACATCTCTGGAAAATCTCTTCCAAGTAA
- the trpD gene encoding anthranilate phosphoribosyltransferase gives MSTVLRETLDRLLQGESLESEAAYEAIASIMRGECSEVQIAALLTALRMKGETSDELVGAARAMHERALAIPTKTTGLLDTCGTGGDQLHTFNISTAVAIVAAAAGIPVAKHGNRSVSSSSGSSDVLEALGVRLDLTPEQIGQCLETTGIGFCFAPLLHSAMKYVAPVRRELAIRTIFNYLGPLTNPASAEYQLLGANSGQAAEKIAQALLKLGRKHALVVCGNGELDEISLWGKTTVYEITGSKIRQFEWKAADFGLSECDVSQLAVNSSEQSAQIILDVFHGEQGAARDMVVANAAAALLAAEKASNLEQAVQKASELIDAGKVFEKLKHLIEFTSKIKGE, from the coding sequence ATGTCTACAGTTCTCAGGGAAACACTGGATCGATTACTTCAAGGCGAAAGCCTGGAGAGTGAAGCCGCTTATGAGGCGATCGCATCCATCATGCGTGGCGAATGCAGCGAAGTGCAAATCGCAGCATTACTGACCGCATTGCGGATGAAAGGTGAAACATCCGACGAACTGGTCGGTGCAGCCCGGGCAATGCATGAACGGGCTCTAGCGATTCCCACAAAGACAACCGGATTGCTGGATACGTGTGGAACGGGAGGAGATCAACTCCATACGTTCAATATCAGTACCGCCGTCGCGATCGTAGCGGCTGCAGCCGGGATTCCCGTCGCGAAGCACGGTAACCGGAGTGTCTCCAGTTCCAGTGGTTCTTCTGACGTGCTGGAAGCCCTGGGAGTCCGACTCGACTTGACACCTGAACAAATAGGACAGTGCCTGGAAACAACAGGGATTGGCTTCTGTTTCGCCCCCCTGTTACATTCGGCAATGAAATATGTAGCCCCTGTTCGCCGGGAACTGGCAATTCGCACCATCTTCAATTACCTCGGGCCTTTAACGAATCCAGCGAGTGCCGAATACCAGTTATTGGGTGCAAACTCGGGACAGGCGGCTGAAAAAATAGCTCAAGCCTTATTAAAATTAGGTCGAAAACATGCATTGGTTGTCTGTGGGAACGGAGAACTGGATGAGATCAGCCTCTGGGGAAAAACAACAGTTTATGAAATTACCGGCTCAAAAATACGTCAATTTGAATGGAAAGCCGCTGATTTCGGATTATCAGAATGTGACGTAAGTCAGTTGGCCGTCAACTCCTCAGAGCAAAGTGCTCAGATCATTCTGGATGTTTTTCATGGTGAACAGGGAGCAGCACGCGATATGGTCGTAGCCAATGCCGCAGCTGCCTTATTGGCAGCGGAAAAGGCTTCAAATCTGGAGCAAGCTGTTCAAAAAGCCTCCGAATTGATCGATGCAGGAAAAGTATTCGAAAAACTCAAACATCTCATCGAGTTTACCAGTAAAATAAAAGGAGAATGA
- a CDS encoding DUF2203 domain-containing protein encodes MNAEAQRKLIFTPEEANLRLPLVQAIVKDIVELYQNLHDRQERITEIKRLPGASTRDEDSAYSEELLQAEVDIENDMEQLKAYVTELLELGVELEDPALGVVNFPALREGKEIYLCWKLGEDEVSHWHTLDEGFSERQVLFEESLNHDNENSDEPLM; translated from the coding sequence ATGAATGCTGAAGCACAACGCAAGCTGATTTTCACACCTGAAGAGGCCAATCTTCGTTTACCACTCGTGCAGGCGATCGTCAAAGATATCGTCGAGTTATACCAGAACCTGCATGATCGCCAGGAACGGATCACCGAAATCAAACGGTTACCTGGTGCATCCACCCGCGATGAAGATTCTGCTTACAGCGAAGAACTCCTCCAGGCTGAGGTTGATATCGAAAACGATATGGAACAACTCAAAGCCTATGTCACCGAGTTGTTGGAACTGGGTGTCGAACTTGAAGACCCAGCTCTAGGAGTCGTGAACTTCCCTGCCCTGCGTGAAGGCAAAGAAATTTATCTCTGCTGGAAACTGGGAGAAGATGAAGTGTCTCACTGGCATACGCTGGATGAAGGCTTTTCTGAACGACAGGTGCTGTTTGAAGAATCGTTGAATCACGATAACGAAAACAGCGATGAACCATTGATGTAA
- a CDS encoding sulfatase-like hydrolase/transferase codes for MNLRLLSCLIVTYFFSLFSLSPISAKEKQTRQRPNILLITADNLGYGDLGCYGNPVMKTPQLDTLAKQGVKLTDFYTASPTCTVSRATLMTGRYPQRIGLNHQLSADENYADGLRQSELLIPAYLKAQGYRTACFGKWNIGFSPGSRPTERGFDEFFGFAAGNIDYYHHYYAGRHDLWRGLKEVFVEGYSTDLFADEACKFIAANRQQPFFIYLPFNAPHFPSKRNKQPGQGNEWQAPDSAFAAYDYSPQTKKPQERYRAVVTALDTAIGRVLKQLDQSGLSENTIVIWYSDNGAFMLKDRGLEVASNKPLRDGGVTLWEGGIRVPAIVRYPGHIKPGTVNDAPLISLDILPTLVSLTGGTLPTDRKLDGQNMLPVLESPETATPRTFFFQYRNYSAVRRGKWKLLRTKPKQPFLLFDLEQDLGETNDVAANHPQIVKELTCAYQEWEREARTK; via the coding sequence ATGAATCTCCGCCTGTTGTCCTGTTTGATTGTGACTTATTTCTTCAGTCTGTTTTCTCTCTCGCCGATTTCTGCAAAAGAAAAGCAGACGCGGCAGCGCCCTAATATTTTGCTGATCACGGCCGATAATCTAGGCTACGGCGACCTGGGATGCTACGGCAATCCTGTGATGAAAACGCCGCAATTGGACACGTTAGCAAAGCAGGGAGTCAAACTAACCGATTTTTATACCGCCTCGCCGACGTGTACGGTTTCGCGAGCCACCTTGATGACCGGCCGCTATCCACAACGCATCGGATTGAATCACCAGTTGAGTGCAGATGAGAATTACGCAGATGGTTTAAGACAGAGCGAATTACTGATTCCCGCTTATCTGAAAGCTCAGGGCTATCGCACTGCTTGCTTCGGAAAATGGAACATCGGGTTTTCGCCCGGCAGTCGTCCGACAGAGCGGGGCTTCGACGAATTTTTCGGTTTTGCAGCCGGTAATATTGACTATTACCATCATTACTACGCTGGTCGACACGATTTATGGCGCGGCTTGAAAGAAGTGTTCGTGGAGGGGTATTCCACCGATTTATTCGCCGACGAAGCTTGTAAATTCATCGCCGCGAATCGGCAGCAACCGTTTTTTATCTATCTCCCCTTCAATGCCCCGCATTTCCCCAGTAAACGAAACAAGCAGCCGGGGCAAGGGAACGAATGGCAGGCACCGGACAGTGCGTTCGCTGCCTATGACTATTCGCCGCAAACGAAAAAACCTCAGGAACGCTACCGTGCCGTCGTCACCGCGCTTGATACCGCCATCGGTCGGGTTCTGAAGCAACTGGATCAAAGTGGGCTCAGTGAAAATACGATCGTGATCTGGTATTCGGACAACGGTGCCTTCATGCTCAAGGATCGCGGCTTGGAAGTTGCCAGCAATAAACCGTTGCGCGACGGAGGCGTGACTTTATGGGAAGGGGGAATTCGCGTTCCTGCAATCGTACGCTATCCAGGTCATATCAAACCGGGAACAGTAAATGACGCCCCGCTGATCAGCCTTGATATTCTGCCGACGTTGGTTTCACTTACAGGGGGCACACTTCCCACCGACCGAAAACTGGACGGACAGAATATGTTACCCGTACTTGAATCACCCGAAACAGCGACGCCCCGTACGTTCTTTTTTCAATACCGAAACTATAGCGCCGTTCGCAGAGGTAAATGGAAACTGTTGCGTACGAAGCCGAAACAGCCTTTCCTGCTCTTTGATCTTGAACAGGATCTCGGAGAAACGAACGACGTCGCCGCGAATCACCCGCAGATCGTGAAGGAACTGACATGCGCCTATCAAGAGTGGGAGCGCGAAGCGAGGACCAAATAA
- a CDS encoding prolyl oligopeptidase family serine peptidase — MDSVNRPAENNTNQEEALLWLEEIEGEQALNWVMQQNDTTLKALTSDPRYQEYEQEALEILTASDRITYGTLRGDFVYNFWRDKEHVRGIWRRTSLKKFRSKQRDWETLLDIDQLAKDENENWIYKGVDCLAPDYDRCIIELAPGGTDTAVYREFDIPSRSFVKEGFEVPLAKTNLCWENQDQLLIATDWGEGSLNTSGYARILKRWKRGAPLSAAETLLETGMEETFIYPVDLHHGDRQVCFVLRGHDFYHFSFYLVLETGDLKQLPLPEKASISGLFQSQVLVELKEEWRGFKPGALVSFSLTDFQQTGKINQVLPLFDPGQTGTISQVRCAKDAVYITGIEHVSSQIRKCTIKENKWQGQVIPWGVNDVISINSSDSNSNHLLISRDGFLQPSTLYYVDFSKGVEEPIQSTPARFDTSGLKVEKNFAISKDGTDVPYFIVYREDIKLDHTTPVLQYGYGGFEISILPHYSPLLGKLWLEKGGAYVLANIRGGGEYGPRWHDSALLENRQRAFDDFYAVAEAVQSRGFSSPRHYGAMGRSNGGLLMGVAFTQRPELFNAIVCGVPLLDMRRFNKLLAGASWMAEYGNPDLPEQWAYLQKYSPLQNLKEGQAYPKVYFFTSTKDDRVHPGHARKMAARMEQMGYDFYYYENIEGGHKGTANQKQEAMLKSLEYLYLIQQLT; from the coding sequence ATGGATTCAGTGAATCGCCCTGCAGAGAACAATACAAATCAGGAAGAGGCTTTGCTCTGGCTGGAGGAGATTGAAGGCGAACAGGCTCTGAACTGGGTCATGCAGCAGAATGACACGACTTTAAAGGCCCTCACCAGTGACCCCCGCTATCAGGAGTACGAGCAGGAAGCCCTGGAGATTCTGACCGCCTCCGATCGTATTACCTATGGAACTCTGCGGGGGGATTTTGTCTATAACTTCTGGCGAGACAAAGAACACGTACGCGGCATCTGGCGGCGAACAAGTCTCAAAAAATTCAGAAGCAAACAGCGAGACTGGGAAACTCTGCTGGATATCGATCAACTGGCGAAAGACGAAAACGAGAACTGGATTTATAAAGGCGTCGATTGTCTGGCCCCTGACTATGATCGTTGTATCATCGAGCTGGCCCCCGGAGGAACAGACACTGCCGTCTATCGTGAGTTTGATATTCCCTCCCGCTCTTTTGTCAAAGAAGGGTTTGAAGTACCGCTGGCGAAAACCAATCTCTGCTGGGAGAACCAGGATCAACTACTGATCGCCACCGATTGGGGCGAAGGGAGTTTGAACACGTCTGGTTATGCTCGTATCCTCAAACGCTGGAAACGGGGAGCGCCTCTCTCTGCAGCCGAAACACTGCTGGAAACAGGCATGGAAGAAACCTTTATTTATCCCGTCGATCTCCACCACGGCGACCGGCAGGTCTGTTTTGTCTTGCGTGGACACGACTTTTATCATTTCAGTTTCTATCTTGTTTTAGAGACAGGCGATTTAAAACAACTGCCGCTTCCAGAGAAGGCCAGTATATCAGGGCTGTTTCAGAGTCAGGTGCTGGTCGAATTAAAAGAGGAGTGGCGCGGCTTCAAGCCAGGGGCTCTGGTCAGTTTTTCGCTGACCGATTTTCAACAGACGGGCAAGATCAACCAGGTACTGCCTCTGTTTGATCCGGGGCAGACAGGAACAATCTCACAGGTCCGGTGTGCCAAAGATGCAGTCTACATCACCGGGATTGAACATGTCTCAAGCCAGATTCGTAAATGCACAATCAAAGAGAACAAATGGCAGGGGCAGGTAATTCCCTGGGGAGTGAACGATGTCATTTCCATTAACTCTTCTGACAGTAACAGCAATCATTTGCTCATATCACGCGATGGTTTTCTGCAGCCAAGCACTCTGTATTACGTTGATTTTTCAAAAGGAGTCGAAGAACCAATTCAATCGACGCCGGCACGCTTTGATACCAGTGGTTTGAAAGTCGAGAAAAACTTTGCGATCAGCAAGGATGGAACTGATGTCCCTTACTTCATTGTCTATCGCGAGGATATCAAGCTCGATCATACAACGCCGGTTCTACAATATGGCTACGGCGGCTTTGAAATATCGATCCTGCCGCACTATAGCCCGCTGTTAGGGAAACTCTGGCTGGAAAAAGGGGGCGCGTATGTGCTGGCAAATATTCGAGGTGGCGGCGAATATGGTCCCCGCTGGCACGATTCTGCGCTGCTCGAAAATCGTCAGCGCGCGTTTGATGATTTTTACGCAGTTGCTGAAGCGGTACAGAGTCGCGGCTTCAGTTCCCCGAGGCATTATGGTGCTATGGGGCGCAGTAATGGAGGGTTGTTGATGGGCGTTGCGTTTACACAACGACCAGAACTGTTTAATGCGATCGTTTGCGGCGTTCCTCTGCTCGATATGAGACGCTTTAACAAGCTTCTGGCCGGTGCCAGCTGGATGGCGGAATATGGGAACCCCGATCTGCCCGAACAGTGGGCCTATCTGCAGAAATATTCGCCGCTGCAGAATTTGAAAGAGGGGCAGGCTTATCCGAAGGTTTATTTCTTTACCTCGACAAAGGATGATCGCGTGCATCCCGGGCATGCCCGCAAAATGGCCGCCCGCATGGAACAGATGGGCTACGATTTTTATTATTATGAAAACATCGAAGGGGGCCACAAAGGAACCGCAAATCAGAAGCAGGAAGCGATGCTCAAATCGCTGGAGTATCTGTATTTAATACAGCAGCTCACTTAG
- a CDS encoding DEAD/DEAH box helicase: protein MSTDAPSQAKFTDLALCQPVLDSLEALGYQTPTPIQAQTIPHLLEGRDLVGQAQTGTGKTAAFALPLLSKIDLEVKAPQLLVLAPTRELAIQVSESFKQYGSKLKGLQVLPIYGGADFKSQLQPLKRGVHVVVGTPGRVMDHMRRGTLKMEDLRCLVLDEADEMLRMGFIDDVEWILEQMPPKHQTALFSATMPEAIRRIAVTYLQSPEEITVKVKTRTADTINQRYWLAKGHHKLDALTRILEAEEVDGVIVFVRTKTITTELSEKLESRGFLAAPLNGDIAQKQRERTVGRLKAGHVNIVIATDVAARGLDVTRISHVINYDLPGDSEAYVHRIGRTGRAGRTGEAITFVSPRETRSLQTIERAIKHKIERMDLPAISKINERRQERFKESITKAMKGPDFELFQKLLAEHQTESGNTELQIAAALACMYQGKRPLFLTEAPPRKQRETSSGPGRDHSHSERPERPERRFQKDKERPRNRKTEDAPEEGMERFRIQVGHSHGVKPGNIVGAIANEAELDSQYIGRINIFDDYSTVDLPEGMPRDIFQSLKTVWVSGQQLRISRFEQAGAPVKRKRFKGKHKHKQQRV, encoded by the coding sequence ATGTCAACGGATGCCCCATCACAGGCAAAATTTACGGATTTAGCGCTCTGCCAGCCCGTCCTGGATTCACTGGAAGCGCTGGGATATCAGACCCCAACTCCCATTCAGGCACAGACGATTCCCCACCTGCTGGAAGGACGTGACCTGGTTGGCCAGGCCCAAACTGGTACAGGTAAAACCGCCGCATTTGCACTCCCTTTACTTTCGAAAATCGATCTGGAAGTCAAAGCACCTCAACTTTTGGTGCTGGCCCCCACACGGGAACTGGCAATTCAGGTTTCTGAGTCATTTAAGCAATATGGCTCGAAACTGAAAGGTCTGCAGGTCCTTCCGATCTACGGTGGCGCTGACTTTAAAAGCCAGTTACAGCCTCTAAAACGGGGTGTACACGTTGTCGTGGGAACCCCCGGCCGTGTGATGGACCATATGCGTCGTGGCACACTCAAAATGGAGGATTTGCGTTGCCTGGTACTGGATGAAGCCGACGAAATGCTGCGAATGGGCTTTATTGATGATGTGGAATGGATTCTGGAACAGATGCCTCCAAAGCATCAAACCGCCCTGTTTTCGGCGACTATGCCCGAAGCCATCCGCCGCATTGCTGTAACCTACTTGCAGTCTCCGGAAGAAATCACCGTCAAAGTCAAAACCAGAACCGCAGATACCATTAATCAACGGTATTGGCTGGCGAAAGGTCATCACAAACTGGATGCTTTGACCCGTATTCTGGAAGCGGAAGAAGTGGACGGCGTCATTGTCTTTGTGCGAACCAAGACGATTACGACGGAGTTGTCTGAAAAACTGGAGTCGCGCGGATTTCTCGCTGCTCCTTTGAATGGAGATATTGCTCAGAAACAACGAGAGCGAACTGTAGGCCGGCTCAAAGCGGGCCATGTAAACATTGTCATCGCAACCGACGTTGCGGCTCGCGGGTTAGACGTGACTCGCATCAGCCACGTCATCAATTACGATTTACCAGGCGACTCAGAAGCTTATGTGCATCGTATCGGTCGTACGGGTCGTGCAGGTCGTACGGGTGAAGCAATCACTTTCGTTTCTCCCCGTGAAACGCGCTCACTGCAGACAATCGAACGTGCGATCAAGCATAAAATCGAGCGAATGGATCTGCCTGCGATCAGCAAAATCAATGAACGCCGACAAGAGCGTTTCAAAGAATCGATCACGAAGGCCATGAAGGGGCCCGATTTTGAACTGTTTCAGAAGCTGCTGGCTGAACATCAGACCGAATCTGGTAACACTGAACTTCAGATCGCAGCTGCCCTTGCCTGTATGTATCAGGGGAAACGCCCACTATTCTTAACCGAGGCTCCTCCCCGAAAACAACGGGAAACATCATCTGGACCAGGAAGAGACCATTCTCATTCCGAACGTCCAGAAAGACCGGAACGTCGCTTCCAGAAAGACAAAGAACGTCCCCGCAACAGAAAAACCGAAGATGCACCAGAAGAAGGCATGGAACGCTTTCGCATTCAGGTCGGTCACAGTCATGGCGTCAAACCAGGCAATATTGTCGGTGCGATTGCCAATGAAGCCGAACTGGATAGCCAGTACATTGGCCGGATCAATATCTTTGATGATTACAGTACGGTTGATCTACCGGAAGGCATGCCTCGGGATATTTTCCAATCATTGAAAACCGTTTGGGTCTCTGGCCAGCAATTACGAATCTCGCGGTTCGAACAAGCGGGCGCACCAGTCAAACGCAAACGCTTCAAAGGCAAGCATAAGCACAAACAACAGCGAGTTTGA
- a CDS encoding coiled-coil domain-containing protein produces MAASKPTAVHFSLIFFVMTTLIGGVAAFLGYKDLGEANAKLDQAQKDSQRDSAAVRKLDEELQALKKLIGNEQDDIGLDNKTPNTVIGATEQDIKTHAAVLAEPTIKNTLIKMSGQLNQTKTQLAQEQTAKNELEARFLALKGELDKVVDEHKKARDGSEKDLADTQKIKEEEVSAKDQQIAALQRENEEILIELDQLRETDAKKIKDLENKNNRYAGLVDTLRSRLDQVQKVSFEKPDGVVRTVDNSTGVVWINLGEADRLPKRMTFSVYRKSHQGIGRGEEDIIGAIEVTKILGPHLSEARIVGDDIYQPISPGDPIYTPLWGVGRPETFAISGIIDLDGDGKSDMDLLRGIIENANAKIDNEVTEDGERLGNGLTVHTKFLVIGETPNVDEAKTDEQRDKMLELISKMKEIKEEARLKAVRVVGINDFLSYIGYKPQRRLFVPGSGVPSKIKLGAKKTGVNDVSSGTVSQVFTRSKRLKQQTSSGQTSKAFGNNK; encoded by the coding sequence ATGGCTGCCAGTAAACCAACTGCTGTTCACTTTTCACTCATCTTCTTTGTCATGACCACATTGATTGGTGGCGTTGCCGCTTTTCTGGGTTATAAAGATCTGGGAGAAGCGAATGCAAAGTTGGATCAGGCCCAGAAGGACTCGCAGCGGGATAGTGCCGCGGTCCGCAAGCTGGACGAAGAACTGCAGGCACTCAAAAAACTGATCGGCAATGAGCAGGACGATATCGGTCTGGATAATAAAACTCCCAATACTGTCATTGGGGCCACCGAGCAGGATATCAAAACTCATGCAGCTGTTCTGGCTGAGCCAACCATTAAGAATACATTGATCAAGATGTCTGGTCAGCTGAATCAGACTAAAACACAACTCGCACAGGAGCAGACAGCCAAAAATGAGCTGGAAGCAAGATTCCTTGCCTTAAAAGGGGAGTTGGATAAAGTCGTCGATGAGCACAAAAAGGCCCGAGATGGTTCTGAAAAAGACTTGGCTGATACACAGAAAATCAAAGAAGAAGAGGTTTCTGCCAAGGATCAGCAAATTGCGGCTCTGCAGAGAGAAAATGAAGAGATCCTGATCGAACTCGATCAATTGCGTGAAACCGACGCCAAAAAGATTAAAGATCTCGAAAACAAAAACAATCGTTACGCCGGTCTGGTTGACACACTTCGTAGCCGCCTGGATCAGGTACAGAAAGTCAGCTTCGAAAAGCCAGATGGAGTTGTTCGCACCGTGGATAACAGCACGGGCGTTGTCTGGATCAACCTGGGAGAAGCCGATCGCCTTCCCAAACGGATGACATTCAGTGTTTACCGTAAATCCCATCAGGGAATTGGCCGTGGTGAAGAAGACATCATTGGTGCCATTGAAGTGACTAAAATTCTTGGACCGCATCTTTCAGAAGCGCGTATTGTCGGCGATGACATTTACCAGCCTATCAGCCCCGGCGATCCGATTTATACGCCGCTCTGGGGAGTGGGACGACCGGAAACATTCGCCATTTCCGGTATCATCGATCTGGATGGAGACGGCAAATCGGATATGGATCTGCTGCGTGGCATCATTGAAAACGCCAATGCCAAGATCGACAATGAAGTCACAGAAGATGGAGAGCGGCTCGGAAACGGGTTGACCGTTCACACCAAATTCCTCGTGATTGGTGAAACTCCCAATGTGGACGAAGCGAAGACCGATGAGCAACGTGACAAAATGCTGGAACTCATTTCCAAGATGAAAGAAATCAAGGAAGAAGCTCGTCTGAAAGCCGTTCGCGTCGTTGGGATTAACGACTTCTTGAGCTATATCGGCTATAAGCCACAACGTCGTCTGTTTGTTCCTGGTTCCGGTGTACCTTCTAAAATCAAGTTAGGTGCTAAGAAAACAGGCGTGAATGATGTTTCGTCGGGGACTGTTTCTCAGGTCTTCACTCGTAGCAAGCGCCTCAAACAGCAGACGTCCTCAGGCCAGACAAGCAAGGCATTTGGAAACAACAAGTAA